The Actinomycetes bacterium genome includes the window CGGCTGGCCACCTGGCGTCGCCGCCGGACGGGCGAGAGGGCGGAGGAATTGACATTTACCGTGTGGGCGGGTGCCGCGACGAGTGCCGCGGCGGCCGCCGCGGCGCCTGCAATGGCTGAAGCTCCTGCTGCTGCTCCTGCCAGTGCTGCTGATCGGCCTGGTGCGCATGATCGTAACCGGTCGGGCGCGGGAGGTCATGGCACGCCAGCAGCGGGCGGTCAGCCTGTACCGCCAGCTCAGCGGCAAGGACCCGCGGGTCGCGGAGGCGGAGGTGCGGCGGATCACGGACCAGCTCAGGGCGATCGACGAGCGGGTCAGACCCCAGGGCGACCGGTCCGGGACGGCAGGCGCGGCCGACCGGGCCGAACTGGAGGCCGCTGCCGGCGCGCTGCTGGCCTACCACCTTCGTAGCCGCCAAACCGACGATGTGCTGCTGGGCGAGACCCAGGCTGCCTGGGTGGAGGTCGAGGCCCTCAGGCAGGAGCAGCAGGAGCGTCTGCTGCTGCAGGTCGGGCGTGGCAAGCAAGCGGTGCGGGCGGAGATCAGTCGCCAGCAGCGTGCCGGACTCCACCGCCAGACGCAGGCGGCGATGGACCGCTACCTTGCGGGCTGGCGTCGCTGGTTTGACTGGCATACCGAGCAGGACGGCTGGCCGGGCCGTGACGACTGACGCAGGGTTGTGGCGAGGAGGGTCGAACCGATGACGTCGGGGTGGTCGCGATCCGGTGGCTGGAAGTCCTTCAACGCGTGGAAACGCTGGTACCTGCAGGAGACGGACCGCGTCGACCCGCCAGGACGGCAAGGTCCGCTACGCCAAACGCCGAGAGACCGTCGAGCCAGTCTTCGGCCAGATCAAAGAGCAGCAGGGCGCCCGCAGGTTCCTGCGGATCGCCTTCGTCGTGGCCGTCCGGAGTGAACTCGACGCCCGGCCGCCCGTCGCGCTTGCTGGATGGCAGTCGAGTCACCGGCCAGGTTTGCCAATCCCGCCTCCGGATAGGTCTTCGGGTGGTACGCGGTCCGCGAACTGCGGGAGAAGAGATGGGGAGAACACAGTGAGGTCCACTTTGGCTGGAACCCCCAGATGTGCCGTCGCGGAGGGCTCACTGCTGCATTGCCCGCATCGAGCGAACGCCGACCGATGAGGGCCTCGGCGCCGACCCTCTGAACCCTCAGAACGATCGAGCGACTGCAAGGAGGCCGAGATGCGCAGGGTGATCGTGCAAGAGTGGATGGCCCTTGACGGGGTCGTGCAGGCGCCCGGCGCCGCCGACGAGGACACGACCGGCGGCTTCGAGCACGGCGGCTGGCACCTGCGCTACTTCGACGACCTCTCGCAGAAGTGGGTGGTCGAGACCTTGACCGGGGCGGGCGGCTTTTTGCTCGGGCGCCGCACCTACGAGGGCTTCGCGGCCCACTGGCCGAACGCGTCCGAGGAGGAGCAGGTCGTCGCCGAACCGCTGAACACCAAGCCCAAGTATGTGGCGTCAAGGACGCTCACCGAGCCGCTCGAGTGGCAGAACTCGACGGTGCTCCGGGGCGACGTCGCCAAGGCCGTGGTCGCGCTGAAGCAGGAGGACGGCGACGATCTGCTGGTAATCGGCAGCAGCGAGTTGGTGCAGACGCTGATCGAGCACGACCTGGTCGACGAGTTCCGGGTGATGATCGACCCGCTCGTGGTGGGCGGCGGCAAGCGCATCTTCCGCGATGATGGTGCGCTCAGGCCGCTGCGGCTCCTCGACAGCAAGGTGACGACTACCGGCGCGATTCTCGCGACCTACGCACCGGCCGAGGCCTGACCTCGCCGGCGTCACCGCGACGACCCCTGCGCTGCGATCGGCACCTGGTGGCAGCGTGGAGGGCGAGGCCCGTCCTCGGAGACCACGTGCCTCGTTGGCAAGCCGCCGGAGGCGGCGCGGCAGCCGGCGTGACCGCTTCCGTGCGAGGGAGAATGGGGTGGTCGACGACCCTGCGGAGCTGACGGATAGGGGCGATGTCCTGTGACGATGGCTGACCGCTGTTCGCCATTGTTGTCCGCTGGCATCGGGTCACTGTGGCCCCAAGGTGGCCCCGGCTGGTTCCGGTCCCGTCCGGTTGCGGACGCCACTTGGCGCCGTGATCCTCCACCCGTGGCCCTCAAGGGAGGCTCACCATGGCCAAGCTGATCTATTCGGCGATCACGTCGCTCGACGGCTACATAGCGGACGAGGACGGCGACTTCGACTGGGCTGCGCCGGACGAGGAGGTGCACACCTTCGTCAACGACCTCGAGCGGCCGGTCGGCACCTACCTCTACGGGCGCCGGATGTACGAGGTAATGGTCGGCTGGGAGACCGCGCATACTGTCGCCGACCAGCCGCCCTTCATGCAGGACTTCGCGGAGATATGGCAGGCGGCCGACAAGATCGTGTACTCCAGGACGCTGGAGACGGTATCCAGCGCCAGGACGCGGATCGAGCGAGACTTCGACCCTGAAGCGGTCCGGCAGATGAAAGCGCAAGCGGGACGTGACATCACCGTGGGCGGTCCCGACCTCGCCGCCCAGGCGATCAAGGCCGGGTTGGTCGACGAGTTCCACCTGTTCTTCGTGCCCATCGTGGTGGGAGGCGGCAACCAGTCCCTCCCCAACAATGTCCGCCTGAAGCTCGAACTGCTGGACGAACGCCGTTTCGGCGACGGCGTGGTTCACCTCCGCTACCGCACCAGGATGTGAGGAGACGGCGACGCTGCCCGGACGTCCAGCTCGCCCTGACACCTGGGCGAGCTGGACGCTTCAGCGACGGGATCACCTGCTGTGAAGGGTGAGGTCCGTTGCCCGGTTCCCGTCGTGTCGCTGCCGGCCGGAGGGCGGCCGAAGGCCGCCCGCAGGCCCGGCCTTGAGGTGGAAGAGAAAGTACTCACAGCCAGCTCAACGACACGGTGTGTTGGCTCGGGTGATGCTTGATAGGTCGGTCTCACCTGCTGGTTTCCACTGTCTCGGCTGAGCTTTGACAGGTCCGGCCTGGCGTTGTCTGCTCGACAGTGGCCCGATGTGCTCGTCAGTGGCGTTCACCGGATCACACGACCGCGCAGGATGATCCGGGAAGGCGCGTCGAGTATCGCCAGGTCTCGGCGGGGATCGTTGGCATAGGCAACCACATCCGCCGGAGCGCCCTCCTCAAGCTCAGGCAGCCCGAGCCACCGCCGGGCAGCCCACGACCCGCCGCCTAGCGCCGCCTCGGCCGACAACTCGTGGTACCAGCGGGCGCGGACCTGCCCGCGGCGAGTCAGCAG containing:
- a CDS encoding transposase, which gives rise to MAGSPSTRGNAGTCRRRTASTRQDGKVRYAKRRETVEPVFGQIKEQQGARRFLRIAFVVAVRSELDARPPVALAGWQSSHRPGLPIPPPDRSSGGTRSANCGRRDGENTVRSTLAGTPRCAVAEGSLLHCPHRANADR
- a CDS encoding dihydrofolate reductase family protein produces the protein MRRVIVQEWMALDGVVQAPGAADEDTTGGFEHGGWHLRYFDDLSQKWVVETLTGAGGFLLGRRTYEGFAAHWPNASEEEQVVAEPLNTKPKYVASRTLTEPLEWQNSTVLRGDVAKAVVALKQEDGDDLLVIGSSELVQTLIEHDLVDEFRVMIDPLVVGGGKRIFRDDGALRPLRLLDSKVTTTGAILATYAPAEA
- a CDS encoding dihydrofolate reductase family protein — encoded protein: MAKLIYSAITSLDGYIADEDGDFDWAAPDEEVHTFVNDLERPVGTYLYGRRMYEVMVGWETAHTVADQPPFMQDFAEIWQAADKIVYSRTLETVSSARTRIERDFDPEAVRQMKAQAGRDITVGGPDLAAQAIKAGLVDEFHLFFVPIVVGGGNQSLPNNVRLKLELLDERRFGDGVVHLRYRTRM